From Caldanaerobius fijiensis DSM 17918, a single genomic window includes:
- the rplL gene encoding 50S ribosomal protein L7/L12 → MNKEEILEAIKNMTVLELAELVKALEEEFGVSAAAPVAVAAAPAAGAAAAPEAEEKTEFDVILKDVGSEKIKVIKVVREITGLGLKEAKDLVDSAPKPLKEGVGKEEAEQIKAKLAEVGATVELK, encoded by the coding sequence GAGGAAATCTTGGAAGCTATAAAAAATATGACTGTGTTGGAACTGGCAGAATTGGTAAAAGCATTAGAAGAGGAGTTTGGCGTCAGCGCTGCCGCACCTGTTGCTGTAGCTGCTGCACCTGCTGCTGGTGCTGCTGCTGCTCCTGAAGCTGAGGAAAAGACAGAGTTTGACGTGATACTAAAAGATGTGGGAAGCGAAAAGATAAAGGTTATAAAGGTTGTAAGAGAGATCACAGGCTTAGGCCTCAAAGAGGCGAAGGACCTTGTAGATTCCGCACCGAAGCCTTTAAAAGAGGGCGTTGGCAAAGAAGAAGCCGAACAGATAAAGGCAAAACTTGCGGAAGTTGGAGCAACTGTAGAGCTGAAATAA
- the rpoB gene encoding DNA-directed RNA polymerase subunit beta translates to MVQVHPVKMGRKERMSFSKIDEVIDMPNLIEVQKNSYQWFLDEGLREVLRDMSPIESFSGNLILEFVDYSLDETPKYTVEEAKERDTTYSTALRVKVRLTNKETGEINEQEIFMGDFPLMTENGTFIINGAERVIVTQLVRSPGAYYGVTIDKTGKKLYSATLIPNRGAWLEYETDSNDVISVRIDRTRKMPITVLIRALGFGTDEQIIGLFGEDERLKATIDKDGTKNQEEALLEIYKRLRPGEPPTVDSARSLLNSLYFDPRRYDLARVGRYKFNKKLSLASRIMGYRAAKKIVDPLTDELIVDENEIISREKARFIQDIGINAVEIKIDDKVVKVIGNNTVDINTYRIPIDKSKLNLKERVYLPVLLDILATNDTEEDIINEINNRMSELIPKYITVDDIIASISYHLGLFEGVGNVDDIDHLGNRRLRAVGELLQNQFRIGMARMERVIRERMTIQDMDVVTPSTLINTRPVAAAIKEFFGSSQLSQFMDQTNPLSELTHKRRLSALGPGGLSRDRAGFEVRDVHHSHYSRMCPIETPEGPNIGLIGALATYARINEYGFIEAPYRKVDKEKGIVTNEIVYMTADMEDEYIIAQANEPLDEEGHFINERVTARLKEDIVVVPSSKVDFMDVSPKQIVSVATAMIPFLENDDANRALMGANMQRQAVPLLVPEAPIVGTGMEYKAAVDSGAVVIAKNSGVVTRVTADEIVIKRDDGGTDRYKLLKFKRSNQGTCINQRPIVRKNQRVVKGDVIADGPSTDQGEISLGRNILVGFMPWEGYNYEDAILISEKLVKEDILTSIHIEEYEIEARDTKLGPEEITRDIPNVGEDALKNLDERGIIRIGAEVSAGDILVGKVTPKGETELTAEERLLRAIFGEKAREVRDNSLHVPHGESGIVVDVKIFTRANNDELPPGVNELVRVYVAQKRKISVGDKMAGRHGNKGVISRILPEEDMPFLPDGTPLEIVLNPLGVPSRMNIGQVLEVHLGLAAKAKGWYVATPVFDGATEEEIQELLIESGYTPDGKIQLRDGRTGEYFDNKVTVGYMYMLKLHHLVDDKMHARSTGPYSLVTQQPLGGKAQFGGQRFGEMEVWALEAYGAAHTLQEILTVKSDDTIGRVKTYEAIVKGENVPEPGIPESFKVLIKEFQSLALDVKVLTENNQEISLKEFEEDDEDVEELKINIEELGDMTRQDYEENVEEEEENEGDEHEDFDFNVDIDEIELPDEHELDDTYLDDDFGSDI, encoded by the coding sequence ATGGTGCAGGTACATCCTGTGAAGATGGGTAGAAAAGAACGAATGAGTTTTTCTAAGATCGACGAAGTAATAGATATGCCTAACCTTATAGAAGTACAGAAAAATTCGTATCAATGGTTTTTGGACGAAGGACTCAGAGAAGTTTTAAGAGATATGTCCCCCATCGAGAGCTTTTCTGGCAACTTGATTCTGGAATTTGTGGATTATTCCCTGGATGAAACCCCAAAGTATACTGTAGAAGAAGCAAAAGAACGCGATACCACTTATTCTACGGCACTGAGAGTCAAAGTACGCCTTACTAACAAAGAAACAGGAGAAATTAATGAGCAGGAGATATTCATGGGCGATTTTCCGCTTATGACCGAAAATGGGACCTTTATTATTAATGGTGCAGAAAGGGTTATAGTAACACAGCTGGTCAGGTCTCCTGGTGCGTACTATGGGGTGACAATTGATAAGACTGGTAAAAAGCTGTATTCTGCGACTTTAATTCCTAATAGAGGTGCATGGCTTGAGTATGAAACTGATTCTAACGACGTTATTTCTGTGAGGATAGATAGAACCAGAAAGATGCCTATAACGGTTTTGATAAGGGCTCTTGGTTTTGGAACGGATGAACAGATAATAGGCTTATTTGGAGAAGACGAAAGATTAAAAGCCACTATCGATAAAGATGGTACAAAGAATCAGGAAGAGGCTTTGTTAGAAATATACAAGAGGTTGAGGCCGGGGGAACCTCCAACAGTAGATAGTGCCAGATCGCTTTTGAATTCACTTTATTTTGATCCCAGAAGATATGATCTGGCGCGGGTTGGCAGGTACAAGTTCAATAAAAAGCTGTCTCTTGCATCTAGAATCATGGGATATAGGGCGGCTAAAAAAATCGTGGATCCGCTAACAGATGAGTTAATCGTTGATGAAAATGAGATTATATCAAGAGAAAAGGCTCGCTTTATTCAGGATATAGGTATAAATGCAGTAGAAATAAAGATTGATGATAAAGTGGTTAAAGTTATTGGCAACAATACTGTTGATATCAATACGTATAGGATACCTATTGATAAAAGTAAATTGAATTTAAAAGAAAGGGTATATTTGCCCGTGTTGCTGGACATCTTAGCGACTAATGATACAGAGGAAGATATCATTAATGAAATTAATAACAGGATGTCAGAGCTTATACCAAAATACATAACAGTTGACGACATAATAGCGTCTATTAGTTATCATCTCGGTTTATTTGAAGGTGTAGGCAATGTGGACGATATAGACCATTTGGGTAATAGAAGGCTTAGGGCAGTAGGCGAGTTGCTGCAAAATCAATTTAGAATAGGCATGGCGAGAATGGAGAGGGTCATAAGAGAGAGAATGACCATACAGGATATGGATGTGGTCACACCCAGCACCCTTATCAATACGAGACCTGTAGCAGCGGCTATAAAAGAGTTTTTCGGCAGCAGCCAATTATCACAGTTTATGGATCAGACCAATCCTCTCTCGGAGTTGACTCATAAGAGGAGATTGAGTGCTTTAGGACCGGGTGGGTTGAGCAGAGATAGAGCCGGTTTCGAAGTAAGAGATGTTCACCATTCCCATTACAGCAGGATGTGCCCTATAGAGACGCCTGAAGGCCCAAATATAGGGTTGATTGGCGCGTTAGCTACTTATGCCAGAATCAATGAGTACGGTTTTATAGAAGCGCCTTATAGGAAAGTGGACAAAGAAAAGGGGATTGTCACCAATGAAATAGTTTATATGACAGCAGACATGGAGGATGAGTATATAATAGCACAGGCCAACGAGCCTCTGGATGAAGAAGGGCACTTTATCAACGAAAGGGTTACAGCCAGGTTAAAGGAAGATATCGTAGTTGTACCCAGCTCTAAAGTTGACTTTATGGATGTTTCACCTAAACAGATTGTATCCGTGGCTACTGCCATGATTCCCTTCCTAGAAAATGATGATGCTAACAGGGCATTGATGGGCGCGAATATGCAAAGACAGGCTGTACCATTGCTGGTACCAGAAGCCCCCATCGTGGGCACGGGTATGGAATACAAAGCGGCAGTGGATTCTGGTGCTGTCGTAATTGCCAAAAACAGCGGTGTTGTAACAAGAGTTACTGCTGATGAAATAGTAATAAAACGGGATGACGGAGGAACGGATAGATATAAACTATTAAAGTTTAAAAGATCTAACCAGGGGACATGTATAAATCAGAGGCCAATAGTAAGAAAAAACCAGAGGGTCGTAAAAGGTGATGTCATAGCGGATGGTCCTTCTACTGATCAAGGGGAAATATCCCTGGGACGCAACATCCTGGTTGGATTTATGCCGTGGGAAGGCTACAACTATGAGGATGCTATATTGATAAGCGAGAAACTGGTTAAAGAAGATATATTGACATCTATTCATATTGAGGAGTATGAAATTGAGGCAAGAGATACCAAGCTTGGTCCGGAAGAGATAACCAGGGATATACCTAATGTGGGTGAGGATGCGCTAAAGAACCTCGACGAAAGAGGCATAATAAGGATAGGAGCAGAAGTAAGTGCAGGTGACATACTGGTTGGCAAGGTTACGCCAAAGGGTGAGACGGAGTTAACAGCAGAGGAAAGGTTGCTGAGGGCCATATTTGGCGAAAAAGCCAGGGAGGTCAGGGATAACTCACTGCATGTTCCCCATGGCGAGTCGGGAATAGTGGTTGATGTTAAAATTTTCACCAGAGCAAACAATGATGAATTGCCGCCAGGCGTTAATGAATTGGTAAGAGTTTATGTGGCTCAAAAGAGAAAGATATCTGTGGGCGATAAGATGGCGGGGCGCCACGGCAATAAAGGAGTTATATCAAGAATATTGCCGGAAGAAGATATGCCATTTTTGCCTGATGGCACACCGTTGGAGATCGTATTAAACCCATTAGGTGTTCCGTCGCGTATGAACATCGGCCAGGTGCTAGAAGTGCATCTAGGGCTTGCGGCAAAAGCTAAAGGTTGGTATGTGGCAACGCCGGTTTTTGATGGGGCTACAGAGGAAGAGATACAGGAATTGTTGATAGAATCGGGTTATACCCCTGATGGGAAGATCCAGCTCCGCGATGGCAGGACAGGAGAATATTTTGATAATAAGGTAACAGTAGGGTATATGTACATGTTAAAACTGCACCACCTGGTTGATGATAAAATGCATGCCAGATCTACAGGTCCTTATTCTCTTGTTACACAGCAACCATTAGGTGGCAAGGCTCAATTTGGTGGACAGAGATTCGGTGAGATGGAGGTATGGGCTTTAGAGGCGTATGGAGCAGCTCATACACTACAAGAAATCTTAACTGTAAAATCCGATGATACCATAGGGCGTGTGAAAACTTATGAAGCAATTGTAAAAGGTGAAAACGTGCCAGAGCCAGGTATACCTGAATCATTTAAGGTGCTTATAAAAGAATTCCAGAGCCTTGCTCTCGACGTAAAAGTTTTGACTGAAAATAATCAGGAAATATCGCTCAAAGAATTTGAAGAAGATGATGAGGACGTAGAAGAATTGAAGATAAATATCGAAGAACTGGGAGATATGACCAGACAGGATTATGAAGAGAATGTAGAAGAAGAGGAAGAAAATGAAGGCGACGAACATGAAGACTTTGATTTTAATGTGGACATTGATGAAATAGAGCTCCCTGACGAACACGAATTAGATGATACTTATTTGGATGATGATTTTGGCAGCGATATTTAA